In Mongoliitalea daihaiensis, one DNA window encodes the following:
- a CDS encoding type I restriction endonuclease subunit R — MDSIVSEATIEYGFIGRLQDLKYTYRKDIRDRKALELNFRKKFEALNKVSLTDSEFERLKDKIIQPDVFLSSKLLRQKNDFIREDGTPLAFTLVNIKDWCKNEFEVINQLRVNSQNSSHRYDVLLLINGIPVVQIELKTLQISPRRAMQQIVDYKSDPGNGYTNSLLCFVQLFVVSNRKETYYFTNNKNQHFIFNADEQYLPVYQWAKPDNKKVTNIDDFAEEFLAKCKLAEMISKYMVLVEVEQKLLIMRPYQIYAVKAILNSISENRGNGYIWHTTGSGKTLTSFKASTLLKDNPNIAKCLFVVDRKDLDRQTREEFNRFQKDCVEENTHTSTLVRRMLSDDHANKVIVTTIQKLGLALDPNNPKNYKEKLAPLSKKRLVFIFDECHRSQFGDNHKAIKDFFPNAQLFGFTGTPIFEENANYKQIDGTVGSYVTTKDIFQNELPKYTITNAIEDQNVLRFHVDYFKRDGKNLPTVNDPATKQAIIEAILEKHEAATNFRKFNAFLATNSINDANEYYHLFKAIQAQRLATNEEYRPLNIACVFSPPAEGNKDVQQIQEDLPTEKADNQVAPEEKKLALKGIINDYNEQYGTNHSIGEFDKYYQDVQQRIKDQKYPNSDVPHSKKIDLVIVVDMLLTGFDSKYLNTLYVDKNLKYHGLIQAFSRTNRILNGSKPHGQVMDFRGQQKNVEDAIALFSGGDMDKAKEIWLAEPAPKVFEKFGKALEELTNLMKSHGVECKAEEVANLKGDIARAQFIEKFKEVQRLKTQLDQYTDLTPEIKEQIESTLPEEELRSFKSAYLETAKRLKGKQDEGGEDTPPEVDALDFNLVLFASAVVDYDYIMGLIAKYTQNKPSKQKMTREQLINLLGSSANLMDEREDITEYINSLQVGKGLNEKEIKSGYERFKKEKSEKILLEIADTHGLDFDALQAFVSAILNRMIFDGDRLSELLAPLELGWKDRTKKELALMEQLGPYLKKLAHGREISGLAAYE, encoded by the coding sequence ATGGATTCAATAGTAAGCGAAGCAACAATCGAATATGGCTTTATCGGAAGGCTACAAGACCTCAAATACACCTACCGAAAGGATATCCGTGACCGCAAGGCACTTGAACTGAATTTCAGGAAAAAGTTTGAAGCACTCAATAAAGTCAGTCTGACGGATTCGGAATTTGAGCGCTTGAAGGATAAAATCATTCAGCCAGATGTTTTCCTTTCTTCCAAGCTGCTTCGCCAAAAAAATGACTTTATCCGGGAGGACGGAACTCCCTTGGCTTTTACCCTAGTCAATATCAAAGACTGGTGCAAAAACGAATTTGAAGTCATCAATCAGCTTCGGGTCAATTCCCAAAACAGCAGTCACCGCTACGATGTCCTTTTGTTGATCAATGGTATTCCGGTTGTACAAATTGAGCTGAAAACCCTGCAAATCAGTCCCAGAAGGGCTATGCAGCAAATCGTGGATTATAAAAGTGATCCCGGTAATGGCTACACCAACTCACTCCTTTGCTTTGTTCAGTTATTTGTGGTCAGCAATCGAAAAGAGACCTACTACTTCACGAACAATAAAAATCAGCACTTCATCTTCAACGCCGACGAGCAATACCTTCCCGTCTACCAATGGGCGAAACCTGACAACAAGAAGGTAACAAACATTGATGACTTTGCGGAAGAGTTTCTGGCCAAGTGCAAACTAGCCGAAATGATCAGCAAATACATGGTCTTGGTGGAAGTGGAGCAAAAACTCCTCATCATGCGCCCTTACCAAATTTACGCAGTCAAAGCTATTCTCAACTCCATTTCGGAAAATCGGGGCAATGGCTACATCTGGCATACGACAGGTTCTGGAAAAACGCTGACTTCCTTCAAGGCTTCCACCCTGCTTAAGGACAATCCCAATATTGCCAAATGCCTGTTTGTCGTGGATCGAAAGGACTTGGACCGACAAACGCGGGAAGAGTTCAACCGCTTTCAGAAAGACTGCGTCGAGGAAAATACCCATACCAGTACTTTGGTCCGCAGGATGCTTTCTGATGATCACGCGAATAAGGTCATCGTCACCACCATCCAAAAATTGGGCTTGGCGCTTGATCCCAACAACCCCAAAAACTACAAAGAAAAGCTTGCTCCACTGAGCAAAAAGCGCCTGGTCTTTATCTTCGACGAATGTCATCGCTCCCAGTTTGGGGATAATCACAAGGCCATCAAGGATTTTTTCCCGAATGCCCAACTCTTTGGATTTACCGGCACGCCTATTTTTGAAGAAAATGCCAATTACAAGCAGATCGATGGGACAGTGGGAAGCTACGTGACCACTAAGGATATTTTCCAAAACGAATTACCCAAATACACCATTACCAATGCCATCGAAGATCAGAATGTCCTGCGATTCCATGTCGATTACTTCAAGCGAGATGGGAAAAATCTCCCTACCGTCAATGACCCTGCAACCAAGCAGGCCATTATCGAAGCAATTCTGGAAAAACATGAGGCAGCCACGAACTTCAGGAAATTCAATGCCTTCTTGGCGACCAACTCGATCAATGATGCCAACGAGTACTATCACCTATTCAAAGCCATCCAAGCGCAACGGTTGGCGACCAATGAAGAATACCGACCATTAAACATCGCCTGTGTATTTTCACCTCCGGCAGAAGGAAACAAGGATGTGCAGCAGATTCAGGAAGATCTTCCAACGGAAAAAGCCGACAACCAAGTCGCTCCTGAAGAGAAAAAACTGGCGCTCAAAGGCATCATCAACGACTACAACGAGCAGTATGGCACGAATCACTCCATCGGGGAATTTGACAAATACTACCAGGATGTGCAGCAGCGGATCAAAGACCAAAAGTATCCCAACTCCGATGTGCCCCACTCCAAAAAAATTGACTTGGTAATCGTCGTGGATATGCTCCTGACAGGTTTTGATTCCAAATACCTGAATACCCTCTACGTGGACAAAAACCTCAAGTATCACGGCTTGATTCAGGCTTTTTCCCGTACCAACCGGATTCTCAATGGAAGCAAGCCACATGGTCAGGTGATGGATTTTCGGGGTCAGCAGAAAAATGTGGAAGATGCCATCGCCCTCTTTTCAGGAGGTGATATGGACAAAGCCAAAGAAATCTGGCTGGCGGAACCTGCTCCCAAAGTCTTTGAGAAATTTGGAAAAGCCTTGGAAGAGCTTACTAATTTAATGAAGTCTCATGGGGTAGAATGCAAGGCGGAGGAAGTGGCTAACCTCAAGGGAGATATCGCGCGGGCTCAGTTTATCGAAAAGTTCAAGGAGGTGCAGCGACTCAAAACCCAACTGGACCAATACACCGACCTCACCCCTGAAATCAAGGAACAAATCGAAAGCACCTTGCCGGAGGAAGAACTACGATCCTTTAAATCCGCATATTTGGAAACAGCCAAGCGGCTCAAAGGCAAACAGGATGAGGGCGGAGAGGACACTCCTCCGGAGGTGGATGCCCTGGATTTCAACTTAGTGCTGTTCGCCTCGGCAGTGGTGGACTACGACTACATCATGGGTCTGATCGCCAAGTACACGCAAAACAAGCCTTCCAAGCAGAAGATGACCCGGGAGCAACTGATCAACTTGCTCGGTTCAAGTGCCAATCTGATGGATGAGCGGGAAGATATCACCGAATACATCAATAGTCTGCAAGTCGGTAAGGGTCTAAATGAAAAGGAAATCAAATCCGGCTACGAACGCTTCAAAAAGGAGAAATCCGAAAAGATCCTTCTTGAAATCGCCGACACCCACGGACTAGACTTTGATGCCCTGCAAGCCTTTGTTTCGGCAATTCTCAACCGAATGATCTTCGACGGGGATCGGCTGAGCGAACTGCTTGCCCCCTTGGAACTAGGCTGGAAAGACCGAACCAAAAAAGAACTGGCCCTGATGGAACAACTGGGACCCTACCTTAAAAAATTGGCCCATGGCCGTGAAATATCTGGATTAGCAGCGTATGAGTAG
- a CDS encoding restriction endonuclease subunit S: protein MSSIKRKGLTPNLRFPEFLSEPEWDLPELEEISDRIQEKAGDSELETISISAGIGFVSQKEKFSRDISGQQYKNYIKLKKGEFAYNKGNSKKFPQGCIYKLKEYNEGAAPNSFICFRFKPSVVPDFYQGYFESNFHGKQLTKYITSGARMDGLLNISPANFFKIILPTPSKKEEQQKIADCLSSLDELIQAETERLEGLQAHKKGLMQQLFPADGETVPKLRFPEFKDSGEWVIKSVKDNIDLITGIPIKSEDITDDTSGVSILRGINITEGQIRHSIEIDKYYKGDNIGLDKYFLAENDIVIGMDGSKVGKNVAQITRNDQGSILIQRVARIRAKNSDLDYMYQNFLSQRFRDYVDKVNTSSGIPHISSKQIDDFEIGFPPKIQEQEKISSFLKLIDSSINSQSEKIESLKSHKKGLLQQLFPQLES from the coding sequence ATGAGTAGTATTAAAAGAAAAGGCCTGACCCCAAATTTGAGGTTTCCTGAATTTCTTTCGGAACCTGAATGGGATTTACCAGAATTAGAAGAAATCTCTGATCGAATCCAGGAAAAAGCTGGAGATTCTGAACTTGAAACTATAAGTATTTCTGCAGGAATAGGCTTTGTATCTCAAAAGGAAAAGTTTAGCAGAGATATTTCAGGACAACAATACAAAAACTATATAAAGCTAAAGAAAGGAGAATTCGCCTATAATAAAGGAAACTCGAAAAAATTTCCACAAGGGTGTATTTACAAGTTAAAGGAGTATAATGAAGGAGCAGCACCAAATTCATTTATCTGTTTTCGATTTAAACCAAGTGTGGTTCCTGATTTTTATCAAGGCTACTTTGAAAGCAATTTTCATGGGAAACAGCTTACCAAATACATAACAAGTGGTGCCCGGATGGATGGACTTTTAAATATTAGTCCTGCCAACTTTTTCAAAATAATTCTTCCAACACCATCCAAAAAAGAAGAACAACAAAAAATCGCCGATTGTCTTTCTTCCTTGGATGAGTTGATTCAGGCGGAGACGGAGCGCTTGGAAGGCCTCCAAGCCCATAAAAAGGGCCTGATGCAGCAGCTCTTCCCTGCCGATGGAGAAACGGTACCCAAACTTCGATTTCCGGAATTTAAGGATAGTGGGGAGTGGGTGATAAAAAGTGTAAAAGATAATATTGATTTGATTACAGGAATTCCAATTAAAAGTGAAGATATCACGGATGATACATCAGGAGTTTCTATTCTCAGGGGAATAAATATCACTGAGGGACAGATTCGGCATTCAATTGAAATTGATAAATATTACAAAGGAGATAATATAGGACTTGATAAATACTTTTTGGCAGAAAATGATATTGTTATAGGAATGGATGGTTCTAAAGTTGGAAAAAATGTTGCTCAAATAACTAGGAATGATCAAGGATCTATTTTGATCCAAAGAGTTGCCAGAATTAGGGCTAAAAATTCTGATTTAGACTATATGTATCAAAATTTTCTATCACAAAGATTTAGAGACTATGTTGACAAAGTAAATACGAGTTCAGGAATTCCTCACATAAGTTCAAAACAAATTGATGATTTTGAAATTGGATTTCCTCCTAAAATACAGGAGCAAGAAAAAATATCTTCCTTTCTTAAACTAATTGATAGTTCCATCAATTCACAATCAGAAAAAATCGAATCCCTAAAATCACATAAAAAAGGATTACTTCAGCAATTGTTTCCTCAATTAGAGTCTTAA
- a CDS encoding AAA family ATPase, with amino-acid sequence MPNSITFYPSLTDLASHLRGLEKSFTLLFAYNGTGKTRLSMEFKNLGKTEDSADTLYFNAFTEDLFSWDNDLENDTERVLQLNPNSRFFEGLQDLEMENRIKPLLLKYADFDFFIDYENWKVKFVREVRVNDATEIQENIKISRGEENLFIWCFFLAVAQLAVDKQESYDWVKYIYIDDPISSLDDNNAIAVAHHLAKMLKNPDSEVKTFISTHHALFFNVLSNEFRGAKKLFLKKVRGGYEIKDTTDTPFIYHISFIQELKKAVDEDRLYTYHFSLLRTILEKAANFHGFTKFSDCMEIDDPDDEGELHSRLVNILNHGGYSLFEPTEMVEENKRYFRQIFYNFLTNYKFNEELFDEPSTSTPS; translated from the coding sequence ATGCCTAACTCTATTACTTTTTATCCTTCCCTTACCGATCTAGCTTCTCATTTAAGAGGTCTAGAAAAGAGCTTTACGTTATTGTTTGCCTATAATGGAACAGGAAAAACCCGGCTCTCCATGGAATTCAAAAATCTAGGAAAGACCGAGGATTCGGCTGATACCCTTTATTTTAATGCCTTTACTGAGGACTTATTTTCTTGGGATAATGATCTGGAAAATGATACCGAACGAGTGCTTCAATTGAATCCCAATTCTCGATTTTTTGAAGGTCTCCAAGACTTGGAAATGGAAAACCGGATCAAACCACTTCTTCTGAAATATGCTGATTTTGATTTCTTTATCGATTATGAAAACTGGAAAGTAAAATTTGTCAGGGAAGTTCGGGTCAATGATGCCACAGAAATCCAAGAAAACATCAAGATCTCTCGAGGGGAAGAGAACTTGTTTATCTGGTGTTTCTTTTTGGCAGTTGCCCAGTTGGCAGTGGACAAGCAAGAGTCCTACGATTGGGTAAAGTACATTTACATCGACGATCCTATTTCCTCGCTGGATGATAACAATGCGATTGCCGTTGCCCACCACTTGGCCAAAATGCTCAAAAATCCTGATAGTGAAGTCAAAACCTTTATCTCTACGCACCACGCATTGTTTTTCAATGTGTTGAGCAATGAGTTTCGTGGGGCGAAAAAACTATTTCTCAAAAAAGTAAGAGGGGGCTATGAAATTAAGGATACCACCGATACACCTTTTATCTATCACATTTCCTTTATCCAAGAATTAAAAAAAGCAGTGGATGAGGATAGGCTTTATACCTACCATTTCAGCTTGCTTCGAACCATCTTGGAAAAGGCAGCAAATTTCCATGGATTCACCAAGTTTTCAGATTGCATGGAAATCGATGATCCAGACGATGAAGGCGAGCTTCATTCCAGATTGGTAAATATCTTAAATCATGGAGGCTATTCCCTCTTTGAACCCACGGAAATGGTTGAAGAAAACAAGCGATACTTCCGACAGATCTTTTACAACTTTCTCACGAACTATAAATTTAACGAAGAACTCTTCGACGAACCAAGTACCTCTACCCCATCATGA
- a CDS encoding type I restriction-modification system subunit M has protein sequence MTKQDQNQLGKTLWDIADQLRGAMNADDFRDYMLSFLFLRYLSDNYVEAVKKELGKDYPETPEDVMRKLKVSSPLEIWYNENPDDIEAFELMMRRRVHYVIEPKYLWSNISELARTQDSELLHILEKGFKYIENQSFDSTFQGLFSEINLYSEKLGKNYTERNERLCGIIQKISEGIAQFTTSTDTLGNAYEYLIGQFASGSGKKAGEFYTPQQVSTILSEIVVLDSQDPASGKKSKINKVLDFTCGSGSLLLNVRRHMGKNGIGKIYGQEKNITTYNLARMNMLLHGVKDTEFEIFHGDTLTNDWPILNEQNPSKKIEFDAIVANPPFSYRWEPKDSLAENFRFKNYGLAPKSAADFAFLLHGFHFLSMEGTMAIILPHGVLFRGGAEERIRTKLLKDGHIDTVIGLPANLFFSTGIPVCILVLKRCKRFEDVLFINAAEHYEKGKRQNVLREGKGQEPNDIKKIVETYQFRKEEEQYSRRVSMEEIEKNDWNLNISRYVSTTQAEEIIDLEEVHDRLVDINRRSKEAREKHNKFLRELGLREI, from the coding sequence ATGACCAAACAAGACCAAAATCAATTAGGAAAAACCCTTTGGGATATAGCCGATCAGCTTCGTGGAGCCATGAATGCGGATGATTTCCGGGATTATATGCTTTCCTTTCTCTTTTTGCGCTATCTTTCTGACAATTATGTCGAGGCAGTCAAAAAAGAATTAGGAAAAGACTATCCAGAAACGCCTGAAGATGTAATGAGGAAATTGAAGGTTTCTTCACCTTTGGAAATTTGGTATAACGAAAATCCTGATGATATCGAGGCATTTGAATTAATGATGCGTCGTAGAGTGCACTATGTTATAGAACCAAAATACCTTTGGTCGAATATCTCAGAATTGGCACGAACTCAAGATTCAGAACTGCTTCATATCTTAGAGAAAGGATTCAAATACATCGAAAACCAATCCTTTGACAGCACCTTCCAGGGACTCTTCTCCGAGATTAATCTGTATTCGGAAAAGTTGGGCAAGAACTATACGGAGCGAAATGAACGCCTGTGCGGGATCATTCAAAAGATTTCAGAAGGAATAGCACAGTTTACTACCTCAACCGATACCCTTGGAAATGCCTATGAATATTTAATAGGCCAGTTTGCTTCTGGTTCGGGCAAGAAGGCAGGGGAATTCTATACACCACAGCAGGTTTCAACCATCCTCTCGGAGATTGTGGTATTGGATAGCCAAGACCCCGCTTCCGGGAAAAAATCCAAGATCAACAAGGTGCTGGATTTTACCTGTGGTTCGGGTTCCTTGCTCCTGAATGTACGCCGTCACATGGGAAAAAACGGCATCGGCAAAATCTATGGGCAGGAAAAGAACATCACCACTTACAACCTCGCCCGGATGAACATGCTCCTGCATGGAGTCAAAGACACCGAGTTTGAAATCTTCCACGGCGATACCCTGACCAACGATTGGCCAATATTAAATGAGCAGAACCCAAGCAAAAAGATTGAGTTTGACGCCATCGTCGCCAATCCTCCTTTTAGCTACCGCTGGGAGCCGAAGGATTCCTTGGCGGAGAATTTCCGATTTAAGAATTATGGCCTGGCACCGAAGTCAGCGGCAGATTTCGCCTTTTTGCTCCATGGGTTTCACTTCCTGAGTATGGAAGGAACCATGGCAATAATCCTTCCTCATGGGGTTTTGTTCCGGGGAGGAGCCGAAGAACGCATCCGAACCAAGTTGCTGAAAGACGGGCATATCGATACCGTCATCGGCCTTCCTGCAAACCTGTTTTTCTCCACCGGGATTCCGGTTTGTATTCTTGTCCTGAAGCGTTGCAAGCGGTTTGAAGACGTTTTGTTTATTAATGCTGCTGAGCATTACGAAAAAGGAAAGCGACAAAACGTCTTGAGAGAAGGGAAAGGTCAAGAACCTAACGACATCAAGAAAATCGTGGAGACCTATCAGTTCCGAAAGGAAGAGGAACAGTACTCCCGACGGGTCTCCATGGAGGAAATTGAGAAAAACGATTGGAATCTCAATATCTCCCGCTATGTGAGCACCACACAAGCCGAAGAGATCATTGATTTAGAAGAAGTTCATGATAGACTAGTCGATATCAACCGAAGATCCAAGGAGGCAAGGGAGAAGCATAACAAGTTTTTGAGGGAGTTGGGGTTGAGGGAGATATGA
- a CDS encoding ImmA/IrrE family metallo-endopeptidase codes for MKIDFSKISVAQMLEKIGAGKHIPGSGSSAALQVMVNAQLLLTVIKITLKPNKKEKYGHEWAQMQVLKEKIENVYIPRLNQLFHDDYIVFDEVIKTRKLRDHLKSEIEEGIPNKFLKVKSKLDQDHLSATKIVIEIAKLSHEIAREGLYVFLNGFKGARGDSALAIQNSLSVIIGSLHIAELNLRQLIGHEEFDDLELEIDKIRSDYFKTYSEAQIKIKVLQRQIEKAKHSQFKIGNVLSKVNVSEIEKTVRAFQLQLFNDSTSKDLDSVTNAELAFNFLGYDIKKVPSLGVFNDFDGTKETAGAIDNVKKIVRVATKFSPPVQRYTMAHELGHAILHHNNLRLLHRDRELDSRIDNPRRDSIEVQADKFAAFFLMPRKEMKAQFLARFHTEKLKINEDVAFHLGISLSDLQKEYKEKRHLSRFIASTSTYSGKSFDSLANQFKVSIEAMAIQIEELDLIDFKSIGY; via the coding sequence ATGAAAATAGATTTTTCAAAAATATCAGTAGCCCAAATGCTGGAAAAAATTGGAGCTGGAAAGCACATTCCAGGTTCAGGAAGTTCGGCCGCTTTGCAAGTGATGGTTAATGCGCAACTGCTCTTAACAGTCATAAAAATAACATTGAAGCCGAATAAAAAAGAAAAGTATGGTCATGAGTGGGCTCAAATGCAGGTTTTAAAGGAGAAAATTGAAAATGTGTATATACCACGACTAAACCAGCTTTTTCATGATGATTACATTGTATTTGACGAAGTAATAAAGACTCGGAAACTTCGTGACCATCTGAAATCTGAAATTGAGGAAGGAATTCCTAACAAGTTTCTTAAGGTAAAATCCAAGTTAGACCAAGATCATCTTTCAGCTACAAAAATTGTAATTGAGATCGCAAAGCTATCTCATGAAATTGCTAGAGAGGGGCTTTATGTTTTTTTGAATGGTTTTAAGGGTGCGAGAGGAGACTCAGCATTGGCAATCCAAAACTCCCTTTCAGTAATTATTGGTAGCCTGCATATTGCCGAATTAAACCTTAGGCAGCTTATCGGACACGAAGAGTTTGATGACCTTGAGTTGGAGATTGACAAGATTCGATCAGACTATTTTAAAACCTACTCTGAAGCCCAAATCAAAATAAAGGTCCTTCAAAGACAAATAGAAAAGGCGAAACATTCTCAGTTTAAAATTGGTAATGTCTTATCCAAGGTAAATGTTAGTGAAATTGAAAAAACGGTTCGGGCATTCCAGTTACAGCTTTTTAATGACTCGACATCCAAAGACCTTGATTCCGTTACTAATGCTGAGTTAGCTTTTAACTTTTTGGGTTATGATATCAAAAAGGTCCCAAGCCTTGGGGTGTTTAATGATTTTGATGGTACAAAAGAGACTGCAGGAGCAATTGACAATGTCAAAAAAATAGTACGGGTAGCAACTAAGTTTTCTCCACCGGTTCAACGATATACAATGGCTCATGAGCTCGGCCATGCCATTCTTCATCACAATAATTTAAGGTTGCTCCATCGGGATAGAGAATTAGATTCGCGGATTGATAACCCACGAAGAGATTCCATAGAAGTTCAGGCAGATAAATTCGCTGCTTTTTTCCTTATGCCCCGAAAAGAAATGAAGGCGCAGTTTTTAGCTAGGTTTCATACCGAAAAACTCAAGATAAATGAGGATGTGGCATTTCATTTAGGAATCAGTCTCAGTGATTTACAAAAGGAGTACAAAGAAAAAAGGCATCTTTCCCGTTTTATCGCCTCTACCTCCACTTATTCAGGTAAATCATTTGATTCTCTTGCCAACCAATTCAAAGTATCTATAGAAGCAATGGCGATTCAAATTGAAGAATTAGATTTAATTGATTTTAAAAGTATTGGATATTAA